The Vidua macroura isolate BioBank_ID:100142 chromosome 2, ASM2450914v1, whole genome shotgun sequence DNA window GGGGACAGAATTAATTGGAGCTTAGCTGTAGCCTGGTTTCTTAAAGAAGCAAATCTTATGCAGGCAACTTGTCTGTCTATCCCTTGTCTCTTTCCCTCCAATAGCTTTTAATTTCATCAGCCAGTTTCAGCCAGATTGATGAGAGGGGTAAAAGTCTCAAAGGCAATTATGTTCCTATCTGTTTCTTGAACGGTAATGTTTTGTTCATGCCTGACCAGACAAGGGGCTGCAAGAAAATTCTGTCACTTCTGAAACTCCAGGAAAGCCATAAAAGAGAAGATTTTAAAGGCACTGTTGCTGAAAAGCTTCAGCCAGTAATAACAGACAAACTAGGCTTTGTAAGGTCAGGGACTTGCAGAATTTACTTGCTTGTAAACTTAAGTTTTGATTGTTTGTgatagaagaaataaatgtctGTAAGATGTTTATAGGTATTCCCCcaaaagaagcagcaatgaGCTATGGTTTGAAGGCAAGTGAACTTGTCTGTGTTGAGGAGGTGAGatagaaatgctgaaaaaagagaagtgaaattAGAGTCTGACGCCATGAATTGGGGTCTGGAGTTAGCAGCGGTGGAAACCCtgtgaaagagagaaatttcCACTCTTTGCTCTTTTGGCACCCTGGACATTGCTGTTGAGAACAGAAAATGTTGTTTGTTTATCGCTTTGACCACGCTGTCTTAGAGGATTTAATTTTAGCAGTCATTCTGACGTAAATTATGGAGTGACAAGAAGAGTTGTCAAAAGACtagaaagggaaaagctgggcaGTGCACCTCTGAGTGCCCTCATTgtgaaacagagagaaaatgatGGAGTATAAAGTGGAAAATATCATCTGGACAGAGCCCACATAATGGTGGCAAGGAAAGGTCTCATTTAGCAGGAAATCAAAGCGAAAAGGGGAAGGACCAGTGATGAGATGAAAGAAttttgagagaaagaaaactgttgCATGTCTTGATGTACAAAACATTATTTCCCATCTTTCTGCTGCTCTACTCTATAATGACAGGACAAGTAGAAGTGTTAGTTATGTGCTGCATACTTAATCGTAGTGTTGTTTTCCAGTTGCTGGGACTGGAATCAGAATGTTGGGCAGTaaagcttttcttctgttttaggTACTTTTTTGAAGATGTACAACTTTGCATTGGAATTCCCTGCGCTGTTTTACCTTTGTCATGGGGTGgagagaaattttaattttgtggaTTTCCTGTATCCAAAGGCTACAGCCTGTGAAGCAAAATGGTCTGCAAATGATCTGCAACCTGTGCCCTCTCGGCAGGTGGTgtaagctttctttttcttttacagtgcTGGAACGGCACCAGTTCATGAAGCGGGCTCAGGCGCTTGCACCTTGGTTGTCACCCAACATGTTCTACGGAGCTGGTGACAGGAGCTCAAAACTTTCCTCTTACCAGCTGAACCCCCTGCTGCAACAAGGTGAGACCATGGGCATCATTTCAGAGGGAAATCGGGATAAGAAACAGGTAACTTCTTCAAGAAGTTCAGCATTGAGGTTTTAGCCTCTCTAccagaaaagaaagatgttCCTAGCATGACTGCATGTCCTAGAGTGACAGCTCTGCCACATCTGCAGCACACCATAAACTTCTCTGGGTACTTAAAAATAGCCTGTTACCTTAAGTGTCTTGCTGGGCTCAGTGCTGGGTGAAGCAGTTTAACACTAACTAAGGTGTATCTGTGCTACACCCCAGCGACTGGAGGGTAAATATACCCAGCTTATCTTGGTTTGTGTGGCAGAGCAGGGTACTGTCTCTTTGTTCTGCTGTGCTGGTCACGGTCAACTCCTTATAGCCAAAACTGACATGACAAGTGAGGTGCAATTTGTTTGACTTCTTATCAAATGTCTAGTCTTCAAATGATTACGGGCAAACTGCCTTCTGTGCAGCAGATCTAGCCTGCATGCAGCAAAAACTGAAGGACTCTTTAATGAGCCAGAAAGAATTTTCTTCACCATTTGTTGCTTATATctgtacatgtgtgtgtgtttgtgtgtgtgtgtgtatgtgtgcatagatataaaaattttcttattttcgTTTACTTTTGCAGTATTTCTTCCAGTTCAATGAAATGCAAAAGGAAATACTATGGTCTTTTTCTgattatttgtaaataaaatgtggTATCAGTGCTGTAGGAAAAAGTATTCCTCTAAATACACAGACTGTATTTCCAGGTATGCTGGGCTTCTTACCCCTGTACTGCCTAAAACATGTTAGATCATGCTGCAGCTTCTTAGTTACTACTCTTTGCACCATACCTCAATTGGTCTGGGTGTGCTGATTGTGGTGCCTGAGACTTGTGCAGCTCTTGCGGTGAGGTGGAGCAGAAGAGAAGCAACTCAGCCAGGATCATGAGTGCAGAAGGGCCTTCTCTTCAGTGTTTCCTCTTgactttctgttttctcctgtgCTTTTATCCTTAGATGTATCTCTGCAGAACAGTCTTCCACTGGTGCAGCCACAAGCCCAGCTTTCCCATAACAACGGTGTTTTGGACTATCTGGAGTCTGAAATCCAAAACCTGAACATGTCCCAGCTGCGGCCGCCCTCCCACCAGCGGCAGGCGGTGCAGCCCAGCTTGCTGTCCTCGCTGGGCTCCGACATTGTGCCACCTCCTCTTGCCAACCACATCTCCTCCATCCATGGGAGCAGCAACTCCTCATGGCCACAAAGAGCTGCCCCCACCCCCAGGCCCTGGGACTCTGCAGCAGAGGACAGAAGGGAAAACCGGAGGTGGCCCTTGCCTTCCAGTGGGGATTCTCATTCCAGCTACAGTCAGGAGCCCTGGGACAGGCAGCGAGAGGATCATCCTCAGAGGCAGAGGACAGGTGGCTACAATGGCAGGCCCCAGCACCCCAGACAGGATGTGTCACCCCCACGCCAAGCTGAGAGGGGCAAGGGCAGCAGCAGTTTCTATCCGGAGGAGACCAAGGAGCGCTCCAGTCACCATCGCAGTGGGAGGCAGGAGCCTGGGGGAAGGCGAGAATATGAGCACCATGCTGGGAGGAGCAACTACTCTGGCCAGAGGCGGCACAGCTACTCCCCTCCCTCTTCTCACAGGGGCTCTTGGAGCTCCTCAGAAGAGCAAGTCCGTGTGCCGGTGTCAAACCGCAGGCGGAGGAACCGCAGGTCCCGGGAGTGGCCGGAAGAGAAACCTCCCAGTTACCGCTCCTTAGAGATCATCCCAGCTCAGGACAAGAAGCACAAAGGCAGCGCAGGGACCCGCTCGGTGAGTCAGCTGCCTTTGTGCTTTCCCATCTAAGGGAAAAGGTGGGGTTTAGGGAATGAGAGGGAATGTTTTCTACTTTCTGTAGTCTGTTGTCTTTCAAACAGAGGCCAAGGAGCAAGGAGTGCTCTGCACAGCATGGTTATGAAGAGGCTGCTGAGTACTCGCCTTTTGACAGGCATTGCCTGCATGTAGTGTGCTCAGGGGCAAAATAAAAAGTcaaatccctggaagtgttcaatgccaagctggatggggccttgagcaacctggtctagtggaagttgtccctgcccagggtAGGGGATTTGGAGccaggtgatctttaaggtcccttccaacccaaaccatgctatgattctgtgattctgaaagaaattaagtCCCCTACAGGGTGTCATGTTATATTCCTGTCCCCATCCACAGGCTTTTGGGATTCTGTGTATATATTGGTGTTAAAATAGCTGTTCTGGTACTGAATGGGGAGAAAACACTTCCAGACTAGGCAGCAGCATCCATCCCTCTGTAACCATCGCTGGTGTTGGTTTacttctgatttcttttaaaatgtgcatgATATTTTTAAGATGGCACATATGGGAAAACATCCAGGCAAGATGGCTAAAGCTATATGAAACAGGCTTTAAGGTCATGGATGGCATGACCAGGCCAGGTGGAAGAGAATGACTCCCTTGTTGGGACTCCTGAGAACTGAACATGCATTATGTGGGCAGTCAACAGCTACTGTTCACAGCTCTTCTTGTCAATTTGCACTGGGATTAGACTTCAGGTAGCAACCTAAGTGGGAAAAGTTTCATATCCAATTGCTAATCTCCAAATTAGACAATGTATTCCCCCTGAAAAAATGAAGATTCTTTTAAATCAAAAAATGTTAAGTGTCCCTTATCACACATATGCAGAATTTTACCATGTGGGAGTATTTTGAGGGGCTGTATGTTGCACATTaccattttcccttctgtgttGTGGAAGGAAGTGCAATTCTAGTTCCAGCTGGAatgtgtatatgtataaatGGTTTTTGTTATGGTGCTCAGAGCAGGTAGGAAGACATAGGATTTTCTTTCATCATTCCTGGttcctgaatattttattttctcttgcagGACAGAGGAAGTTCCCACAGTGGAAGAAGCATAGTCATTTAATGTCAGTACTGGAAGAACTAAGATTCCCACTGGACTCCTCCTAGTTTTTCTACTATTTAGGTTGGCATGGCTGCTTTTGACTGAGCAGATAAACAGCaataaaaggttgggctaagTTCTAATGGGTGACGTTTGTTGAAAACCTTCTAGTAGAAATAGCGGATTGTTTAAGTAAACAGTGTATTCCCAGTCTTTAAAGAGAGATACCAGTTCTCCTGATTAAGTGCAGTGGCACACTGCTAGGAGCCCAATCTGTAGAATGCTGGTGTAGGTTCCAATGTTCAGAGTTGTAAAGTCACAAGACAGTAGAATAATTGAGATTGGAAGAGGCCTCTGGAGGCCATCTGATCCAGTCCCCTGGGAGCTTTGTCGGGGGAGGCACAACATCTTTCTAAGGCCCTTTGTTGTGCTTCAGAATGTGTAATGTTTGTTgcttctgcctggctgctcagcATAGCTGGGACAGTGGCTTCCTTTTGTCCCCCCTAAGCCTCTCTCCCAAAGAGGAGGATCATGGTGTAATAAGGTCTCACGAGCATGTCTGCAAATTGTCAGCTTATCTGCTCTTTACTGACTGAAAGAACCTGTTCTACTTTGAGCCTAAACCTTAGTGCCTTAAAAGATACTTGTTCTAGCCTTTCATCCAGACTTGAATTTATTTGTAAACTTAAAGGGCTAAATTTATCAAGATTTGTTCTTCGCTACAGGGACTGAGCAAAGTATGACTGCTCTCCTTTACACCATAGACCAGAATTTCCCTCAGCTCAAGGAAGCATGGTTTTGGTCAATATATCTTGCCTAAGCCATGTACTTTTTTCCATACATTTTATattctccctttcctctccatTCCATGTATCATAGACATGGGGTGGAATAAAGGACTCTGAAGAAGTCTTTTTTATTACTGTCCTTGATCTTTACCCTGACACTTACACTAACCCTGCATGTGTGGTGCATCTGATCTGGAGCTGGATTGTAGGGTTTCCTCAGGTCTCACCCTGACactaaaatgcagaattttgctATGCTTTGAGATCAGTTGTGAAGGAAAAGTTGTCGTTTCTCCTTGGTGAAATTAATCCactgttttaatttgaaatgtgttGGAGAAAGAGAAGTTCTGTGGATGCTGGCTGCTTCCATGGGAAACTGCCTTGCCACAGGCACTTCTTGGAATTAAGAGACTCCAGGTTGGCAAGGAGCTTTTGGAGAATCTTGTGAATTATTTTGTAACCCAGAGGCACTGGAGATTGGCCAGTACCAATGACTGTCTTGCTTAGCTTATTTCCCAGCTGGTGCCACATGGGACCCCTGctactgtttgtttttaatgtgcTAATTACTGATGTGCTTATGCTTTTCCCTGGAAGACTTGGAGAGACTTTCACTTTGTCCAcctccttatttttcttttctttggacAATGATGGGAAACATCACACTTTGAACAAATGATCCTAGTTGGATATCTAGTGTGGTTGGTGGTCAACCCAGGGCTATTCCAGGGTGCTCATCTTCCTACAGTTTCTTGGCTGAACATACTTATTTGTAATTCCTACCTATGGAGATAAAGCAGGAGGACCAAGGAGCTTCTCTGGATGACTTTGTTTCAGCACTGGAGGCCTACTTTTTGAATACAGAGGGTCTCTTTGCCCACAGCTGGTGGCTAtcacaaattttttttaagaagagcTAAAAGAGTAACTCTAATGTTTGAATTCAAGAAAGGAGGGCTGTAATTAGCATAGTACTTGTCTGCATTAGGTCCAGACTGAACAATGTGAATTGACCCATGAGTCACATTTGAAATATAGGGAATTGTGTTTGCAGAGCTTGCAAAGCTAGGATCACTCTTGAATCTATCAGCCACTGTCTGTGGatcatttttttctaattttatgaTGTGCTTAGGATTTTATGAATTATCTTTTTGTATGATGGACTGGTATTTTTATTAGTTAAGAGGCATTTATGATGACTGCAATGACAGAAAATTATACAGGGCTGCTTCTTCCAAAACTAGCAACAGTTTTGACATTAGCTTTACCCTCTGCTGACTTTTAGCAGATAGCCAGGGCCCTGGAGATTCTACCCTTGGAAGCTGAATTGGTGACTTGGAATTTGATTCTCTCCTTGTGCCTCCAATAGGTTCATACATCATGCAAGAGAACTTCTTCCTGTCCTAGGCCAAATGTCCATTTTTCAGGAAAGGGCTGCCCCTTTCTGTATCAAAGAGTAGAGGCCTTGAGACCTGTGGTGAGATCCCAAGATAGTTGCATGGAAGGAGTTCACTTTCCTTTGCATTCAAATGTGTACAAGCCAACACATATCCAGCAAGTTTTCCCAAGAGCAAGAAGCCACTCACACTGCAAGAAAACCGAGATGACTCTCTCTATaacaggagcagctgctgcagctgctggagtaaGAGCACACTAACAGCAGAGGTGGTGCTTTCTAATCTATACCTATGAAGGAGTCCTCCATCTTTATTTGTTCCTCCAGTCCCCATAACTGAGCTAGGGTGACTAATTGTAGATTGTGAACACAGTTCACAAATTGTGAAATAGGAGAGGTTTTATCTATATCATACTTGATTTCCTCTTTAGTCACTTTGTTCATGTTTATAGAAACATTAAACAAAACTCTTCAGGGAAAATTTATTGTATCTCTGTGttaattctgtaatttcttAAATTGTGACAGAAGCAGATTGGGTGATCCAGCAGGGAAGCAGAAATGATACCAGGCTTACTGGTCTGCAGACCACTGTGGTTCATAAAGCACCAGTTGGTGGGCTGTGAAATAACGACAAAGGAAATCTGTCTTTGCGTGCTTTACAGCTACAAGCAGACAGAAAAGTGGGAAGGAAATAGGCTCAGCTTTAGATGcttatttctggttttaattggCTATAAATGAAACCCATTGTGGCAGCATTGCACAATACAACATGGACCCTTTTCCAGTAAGATCACAGGGTCTTTGACTTtttaagagagagagagagaactgaGCAGTTCCAATACAGCACACTGAAAGAAATAACAGTAGGAAATATCCTAGTCTCATTCTTTCTACATTGCAATTTATTCATGCTTCATTTTTTAGCCATTCCAGAGAGCTGATGTTCATATGCCACCTCATTCACGATGGAAAAAGTTGAATATTTCACATATGGGAGGTATTGCTATTCTAAACTTTTGTTCTTCCATTCTTGTTGAAAGAACAAGGAATATACCTTACCCCCAAAGAATGAATCTTCTGTCTCAGATAAAGTGCCTTCCTAGCCACCAGTGTTACcctaatttaaaataatgtaatgaGTAAGTGACCATGCCACACAAGGCCAGATAAGGTCACCCATGCTACAGTCAGCTGCTTTCTACCTCAGACAAGAGATGCATAAGAGAGATAAAGAATCgtgtaatttttctttgattaaGAAAATACTTGCACTATCTGGCTTTCTTGCTTATTTGCAGAACGCCCTGCCATACTGGAATGCCATTCCAGGAATGGGGGCAAGGGCTGCTTCTATGCAATCATTGATCTGGTCTTGGCAAGTGCCCATTTGGCACTAGAAAGTGCTGAAACACCCAGTTGCTATCTCTGGGATTGTATTCACGATAGTACTGCCTAAAGTTAGGCTGACTTCAGGGCCGGGGAACTTGCCATGTGTGATAACAGCCACAATGCAAAGCTCTTCAGCAGCATGAATCACCACAAAGGGCAGCTAAGTCCCTTCTGTTACTacctcctgcagcacatcagTTTAAAACACCCACTCAGAGCCTCCCATTTGTTGACCTGacataagaaataaaatgaggtTATCTTAAAATAACCCCTCCAAGTAATGACTGCTCATTCCTGTTTCTGCTAAGTGTAATGCCTATGATGTGCCTTGTACTGGTCTTCTGAATGTTATTCCAGCTGTTAAAGAAGATTATAAATGTGTAGATTCTCTTCAATGACTGTAAAATGTATAATTGAAATATAAGCAAACTTTCAACCAGTTGCTCTAGTGTGTTCTTCCTCGGCCATAAATTGCTTTTTAGTGTTTGCACCAGAAGTGGAACTGAAAAGTGTCTGTTCTTATTTCTTGAGTTACAACCTTTTTACACATCAGTAAGAGTCTTCggttgtggtttttgtttgggttttttttgacaaaaattcaaaattgtTTGCTTGTATgtgggacttttttttccttattttgggagactttttaaaatttgtttttctaagaaaaaagaTCATTTGGATAAATACTTAGAGAATGGGAAAATGTCTGGAAACCACTGGCAGCCTTCTTCAATGATGTGACTCATTGGCTGCTATGTCTGTAAAATGAGAGCACTTACTGTTTGGTTCTAAAGCACTTGGAGCACCATGAGAGGAAAAGTCCTCTAGAAATCTTGTTTGGTTGATAAATGAAGGTACTGGTTGAGCTTTTCACACTTCCCACATGTGAGAGTCacctaataaataaaataagtggTCAACATAAGAATGGAAATCTGCTGGGTCTCACACAGTGGGCTTAATTTCTGTCCTCCCATTCCCCCAGCTGATGCCATTTGTGTTGCAGCCTTTCTGAATCTTGCCCCTGGCTGCATGTGCCAAACACAGGTGACAGGACATACTGGAGACCCAAGAGGCACTTGGAACATGAGTTATGGGAAAACATTCCCTACAGCAGCAATGCAGCCACTTTCTGACTGGGACTGGGGAGCCTCGGGAGATGTTACCAGAGAATCTtaagaatggtttgtgttggaagggaccttacaaGATCATTTCTTCCACCCTGCCCCTGCCTTAGGAAGGGATACCTTCTGCTAGACCatgttgctcaaagccccatccagcctggccttgagtaCTTCCAGTGTCCCCAACTTCTCTGAacaacctgttccaatgtctcactaccctcacagtaaagaattcttCCTTgaatccaatctaaatctaccctctttcaatttaaacCTGTTTCCCTTTCTCGGGTCAATACAAGCCTTGGTCAAGTCTTTGTGTTTCTTATAAGAGCCCTTTAAGTATTGAAAAGCTGCAATAAGatttccctggagccttctctccaggctgaacagccccagttCTTTCAGCCTTTCCCCATGGGAGAGGTGTTCCAACCCCAAGATCATTTTTTGTGCCCCTCTGGATCTGTTCTAACGGCTCTGTGTTTCTTGGGCTGGGGATCCCATAGCTGGATATTCCTCCTGGTAagttcacagaattcacagaatgactaggttggaagagaccttacaGATCCAACCCATAGTTTTGACAGCTGTCTCAGGTGTATTCTCATCTAGCCAGCCTGTGCAAAAAGAGTCAGTCATGGGGAAAGAAGCATGAGAGGGGTGCACATCTCTGTGCACCATTTGGTTAATGCATTTGCTGCAAATGGAGAGGAAACTGGTGAAACAGCTGCAGGTAAGTGCCAACAGTTGGAGTGATGGGGTTAGAGCATAGGAAGAGTGGGAGCAAAATGTAGCCCAGCTATAGCTGCTATTAATGTGGAGTTTGGTCAGTTTATGAAAGGGGCCTCTATGACATGGTTGCCTGCAAAAGTAGGGGGCTCAGTGACCCAGAAGCTGCCTTCCACATCTCTTGGGCTCAGGTCAGGCTGACCCTCCATTACCAAATCTCAATAACAGGTCCAGAGTCCTCCACAGCTTCTTGCCTGTCCCACTGAGCTGGATGTGCTTGCAAAAGAGCAAATGGGGAAACAAAGCAGGACCTTTGACCCCTTGCTACCACTATATTAGCTCTGCATAAATGCCGGGGTCTCAGATGAGCACCTACCTCAGCTTGGGCCTGAGAAAGAAAGCAGACAGGTAAGAGCTGAACTCTATTCTGGGTGGCTTGGACTTTTTGACTGGTGTATCTAGCTCATAGACGAGTGCAGGTAGTCTTCTATTTTGCCCCATCTCCTACTGCGAACCAAAGTGAGCTCTTCTCATGCTCCACAGCTAGAAACGGTGCTAAAATAGAGGAGGGTGGGGGTACCTGGGGGTCACCTGCTCTGAAGCTGACTGATGGATGCTCCATAAGACACTCATAGGAGGGTCAAGCCCATGGTGGGAATTGCAGAATTTCAGTGTTGGGAGATACATTACCTTTTCTCAGTTGCCTTCACCACAGGGACTGCAGGTTCTAAGCAGGTAAGAGCACTTGTTCATGCTCCTGGGAAGcaaatttctgccttttgtgtACACGGAGAAAAAGAGGCTCTGGGattaaaaatcaagaaaggGTAATAAAGGAACAACTATGCAAACATCTAGTGAACTGGGTGGTACCTTTTGGAGGTAATCtgcacagaaggaaataaaaatggatgGAAATCTCCTTAGTGGGGGATAAGACAGAACATTGACTTGTAACCACCTGGTACAGGATTTAGCAAAGCATTCACATATAATAGACTTTCAGCCTATTTTGCCTTTGCAATTCCTATGTTCAACATTTTCTTCATGTTGCTCTGAGTGATGCAGCCCTCTAATTAGGGGCATAAATCAGTTTTAATTTATAAACACCTTTTTAAGTGCAGTGtgtttgaaagcttttttaGATGTAATGTCATATTTTTCAGTGTACCGAGTAGTAAAATTTTCAATTCTCCAATTCTGacttttttaaagacaaagtaAAGTAAGTCAGATGAAGTTAAAATATACATTTGCTCACTTTTGGGAACTTGTTCTGCTTAGGCTACTGTCTGCTGCAGAGTGAAAAAGACAAGGGAACCTAGTTAGCTACTTGGGACTTTCCTCAACTAAAGCAAGACAAAGTACGCAGATCACTGGGTTATTAAGATGATCTTTGTATGTGATGTACTAACTAGCACAATGTTCTTTAGAGCAATttaccaaaacaaataaaactaaGAAATCCCACAATATGAATTTTTCAGTTGTACTTAAGCATGTAGGAAACCTATTCTGACTTCTGGCACTTTTACTGGTTTGCTCAGTGCTGAAACGGGATTTTAGCTCGCATATAAAAGAACTAGCTTTAACTGCCCATATTTCTTTGAGCTCTGAAAGTTATTATTGTGGATATTTGTGAATATACAAAGAAAAGGACAACCATTTTATACTGCCTTTTCCTCACTTCTTCAGAGGAAATGCACATGATCTTTCTGTTCTTGTCTTCATTTATTGGTTAGGTTTGTTGCAAAAATCTGGTGTTTAACCAACATGTTTTAATTCTctgaaaacaacccaaacacTGTATGCTGATTCCTGCAGGTGTAGAGAGCAGAACCATGCTGCAGTCCAGGGCATTGGTGATAGCTCTGATTCTGCTCCTTAGCACCACTCTCCCTGGTAAGTCTGAAAAGATTTACTGTTTGCCTGAGACAAAGCTCAGCTCTACAGGTTCTCATGCATCATGAAGTAGGACCTGAAACCAAATAATTCAGTTGAAGACCATAAATACACAATGCTTGGCAGCATGGAACAAGTCAGTAGAGACCTGGCATGAAAACTGCCCATACTTGGTGCAAATACTCTGCCATGGAAGGTCTACGACTTACATACCCATGACTGGGTGAAGAGGGGGTACTGAATGCTGTAGAGCAAATTTTGGGAGAGGTTCTAAATCTCAGAATTTCAAATCTCTTCCCCTGCACCTGGGGGAAGATACTAGAGACACAAGAGACATGAGAAGCCTCAtggggttttgcctttttttctcagaagtgCAGTCAAAGTCCATCTTTGAGAAAGACCGTCGTGAGTTGCTGGCCATCCCTGAGACTATTGCATCTTACTTCTATGAAGCTGTGAACAAGGTGTCCCCTAAAGTCAGTCAGTTCTTGTTAGATACTGTCCAGAGTCCAACAGTTATTGCGGCCAGGTATGGAAAGCTCTATATTAACACTCCAACAGCAATGCgtgaaaagggagagggaggtgTGGGAGAAAGAACAGATTCATCAGCTATCTCTGTGGGGAGATCCAAGGGGAAATTAATCGGCAACCAAAGCCTGATGTACCAAGGGAGCGAGGTGCTGGAAGGGAGGGTGAGGTTATATGGTCTGCTGGTGAAAGCTCTTCCCAGGGAGGCACATTGTACATGACAGTGTTCACAGGGATGGGAGATACTGCTCTTTATCCATGGGTAGTGAGGGAGGAGGCTGCTGGCTGGTGGGGAATCAGCTCCTCTGGAagagtgctgcagtgctgtgagggACTGAGTACTCAGTGTGCCAGGATCACTTGATGCAAATCACAGACCTGGCTCTAGCTGTGCATATGTCTCACTCAAGGTAGAGGAATGAGTTTCctcacaaaaggaaaagcatgatCACCCTAGAGACAGTTTCATGTAACTCATGACACACACGTACTGTCTATTCCTGTCTTCTGAGGAAAGCCCCTCTAAGACTGCTGGGGAGCTCTGCACTCTCTGTGACAGGCAGAGTGGTAACTACAGCAGATGGGGATTACCCTCAGATACTTGTGTATCTTACCACATACGCTGTTGTCTCCTGCAGACAGAGAATCGCCAAAGAAGCAACTAAAGTCAGTATAATGTTTGAACAGCTggttgaaaaaataaagaacctGTGGTACACAAGAGTCCTAGGCTATTAGCCAAATGAAGACAAGTCAGTGTTTCCCGATGTGAGTGTGTAACACCCTGCAGTGTCCTctttccccctgcccctcctACGGACCAAGATCAGTCAATAAGACAGAATCGATGCTCCTCTTAATGCCACTAGAGGGAACCCACCTTCAAAGACCAAAAGATGGAAGGCATCTGCTGAAGGTATCTGCTGAAGCCTCCCGGGAAAAAAATCAAGCGGCTGGGCATGGGGAAGGCAATATAGAGATTGTAGAGTTCTTCTGTAGCCAAATCTTGAAAATTAATTCCTCCTGAATGGCTTGGTCATTGCCcctctaataaaaaaaaaaaaaaaaaatttggttgTTACAATTCCTTAAGTTTCTTGTTTGTATTGACCATTATGGAATCTGACTCGCCTTGGCATCCCATTCTGCTGAGAATGTAGCTGTGATTCACAAGAAGTTTTTGCAGGCAATGCTAACAAAACCTGAGGTGTTCAGGCACTTTTAACTAAGCTCATATTCTTCTTAGGTGAAGGAGGCACTACCTGAGCATCTTTCAGATTAGCCACAATTGATTGTGCAACTTATTGTGCTCCTTGGTTAGGTAGAAAGCAAGTAGGTGCTCCTGTATCATGTGTCTGAAGATTTCAGATAATTTGGGAAAACAAGTGCAAGTAAATTGAACTGTCCATCAACCTAAACAGGACTTTGGAAGTGTGTCTCATTGGCCAGCCAGAGATGCTACTGAATGAGCTTTTCCAAAGAAGAAATGAGTGGAAAATTTCTCACTATCTTGACCAGTTTATGA harbors:
- the ILDR1 gene encoding immunoglobulin-like domain-containing receptor 1 isoform X2, whose product is MRNIGHAATSDCSLRRNSCLSLLVTVQDVERYTTLFATVILKCDYSTSAQLQDVVVTWRFKSFCKDPIFDYYSASYQAGLALGQDPSNDCNDSQRKVRIVIQKYGQKDPVLGIDYQQRKITIQNRADLVISEVMWWDHGMYYCTVEAPGDTSGDADKEVKLIVLHWLTVLLIILSGLLLLLLIGICWCQCCPQYCCCHIQCGCCPTRCCCNQKVLERHQFMKRAQALAPWLSPNMFYGAGDRSSKLSSYQLNPLLQQDVSLQNSLPLVQPQAQLSHNNGVLDYLESEIQNLNMSQLRPPSHQRQAVQPSLLSSLGSDIVPPPLANHISSIHGSSNSSWPQRAAPTPRPWDSAAEDRRENRRWPLPSSGDSHSSYSQEPWDRQREDHPQRQRTGGYNGRPQHPRQDVSPPRQAERGKGSSSFYPEETKERSSHHRSGRQEPGGRREYEHHAGRSNYSGQRRHSYSPPSSHRGSWSSSEEQVRVPVSNRRRRNRRSREWPEEKPPSYRSLEIIPAQDKKHKGSAGTRSDRGSSHSGRSIVI
- the ILDR1 gene encoding immunoglobulin-like domain-containing receptor 1 isoform X1 — its product is MGPRGRCRWALLLAWLPAGCLSLLVTVQDVERYTTLFATVILKCDYSTSAQLQDVVVTWRFKSFCKDPIFDYYSASYQAGLALGQDPSNDCNDSQRKVRIVIQKYGQKDPVLGIDYQQRKITIQNRADLVISEVMWWDHGMYYCTVEAPGDTSGDADKEVKLIVLHWLTVLLIILSGLLLLLLIGICWCQCCPQYCCCHIQCGCCPTRCCCNQKVLERHQFMKRAQALAPWLSPNMFYGAGDRSSKLSSYQLNPLLQQDVSLQNSLPLVQPQAQLSHNNGVLDYLESEIQNLNMSQLRPPSHQRQAVQPSLLSSLGSDIVPPPLANHISSIHGSSNSSWPQRAAPTPRPWDSAAEDRRENRRWPLPSSGDSHSSYSQEPWDRQREDHPQRQRTGGYNGRPQHPRQDVSPPRQAERGKGSSSFYPEETKERSSHHRSGRQEPGGRREYEHHAGRSNYSGQRRHSYSPPSSHRGSWSSSEEQVRVPVSNRRRRNRRSREWPEEKPPSYRSLEIIPAQDKKHKGSAGTRSDRGSSHSGRSIVI
- the LOC128803972 gene encoding apovitellenin-1-like, whose protein sequence is MLQSRALVIALILLLSTTLPEVQSKSIFEKDRRELLAIPETIASYFYEAVNKVSPKVSQFLLDTVQSPTVIAARQRIAKEATKVSIMFEQLVEKIKNLWYTRVLGY